In Musa acuminata AAA Group cultivar baxijiao chromosome BXJ2-3, Cavendish_Baxijiao_AAA, whole genome shotgun sequence, the following proteins share a genomic window:
- the LOC135607889 gene encoding abscisic stress-ripening protein 5-like — protein MAEQHHQHHHHLIHHHKEANPADEVVYTETGSTGKDGHTTGYVKTTEVVTNDGGYEYRKEEKQHKHREHLGEMGALAAGAFAEHEKHKVEKDPEHARRHKMEAEIGKAMAVGSGGYAAHEHHERKEAKEQAEEAHGKKHHHFF, from the exons ATGGCTGAGCAGCACcaccagcaccaccaccacctcatcCACCACCACAAGGAGGCGAATCCCGCCGACGAGGTGGTCTACACCGAGACCGGCTCCACCGGCAAAGACGGGCACACGACTGGTTACGTGAAGACCACCGAGGTGGTCACCAACGACGGTGGCTACGAGTACAGGAAAGAGGAGAAGCAACACAAGCACAGGGAGCACCTCGGCGAGATGGGCGCCCTCGCCGCCGGTGCCTTCGCGGAG CATGAGAAGCACAAGGTTGAGAAGGACCCAGAGCACGCTCGTAGGCACAAGATGGAGGCGGAGATCGGCAAGGCAATGGCAGTGGGCAGCGGAGGGTACGCCGCCCACGAGCACCACGAGAGGAAGGAAGCCAAGGAGCAGGCCGAGGAGGCTCATGGGAAGAAGCACCACCATTTCTTCTAA